In the genome of Pseudomonas sp. LBUM920, one region contains:
- a CDS encoding ATP-binding protein → MIVIPRPLRLTFYSLLIIAGAVLAAALATRHAERQALVDDAARAHQQLTLYGNSLHTLIERYRALPAVLALDSEMISALKGPLDATIQDLLNRKLERINGAAQSSTLELMDRNGLAVAASNWNLPSSYVGHNYAFRPYFSQTLSHGTGRFYAVGVTTGIPGYFLSSAVVDEHEQFLGAMVVKLEFPELEREWAQGNDLLLVSDARGIVFIANQPGWRYRNLRPLSASDLAELKATRQYDKKQLQPLQTQTVQRFDENSHLMRVSGPEGNANYIWESMPLKAEGWTLHLLRKPQFAFEDQRNAGLAAAGSWLALVFLVLFLTQRWRLARLRQRSREELEQLVEERTQALRTAQDGLVQSAKLAALGQMSAALAHEINQPLTAQRMQLATLRLLLDHGRVDDAYQALTPLDDMLTRMAALTGHLKTFARKSPSGLREKLDLATVVDQSLHLLDARLRDEAIGVVLDLTRPAWVRGDAIRLEQVLINLLRNALDAMADTPRKRLEIRLHADQQLWRLTVSDSGGGIAEEHLNSVFDPFFTTKPVGDGLGLGLAVSYAIVHELGGRLLAGNRGDGAVFTLTLPIALETPDLC, encoded by the coding sequence ATGATCGTGATCCCACGCCCACTGCGCCTGACCTTCTACTCACTGTTGATCATCGCCGGTGCGGTGCTGGCCGCTGCCTTGGCCACTCGCCATGCCGAACGCCAAGCCTTGGTGGATGACGCCGCCCGCGCCCATCAACAGCTCACGCTCTATGGCAATTCCCTGCACACCCTGATCGAACGCTACCGCGCCCTGCCCGCCGTACTGGCGCTGGATTCGGAAATGATCAGCGCCTTGAAAGGCCCGCTCGACGCCACCATCCAGGACCTGCTCAACCGCAAACTGGAGCGCATCAACGGCGCAGCACAGTCCTCAACCCTGGAACTGATGGACCGCAACGGCCTGGCCGTGGCCGCCAGTAACTGGAACTTGCCGAGCAGTTATGTCGGCCACAACTACGCGTTTCGCCCCTACTTCAGCCAGACCTTGAGCCACGGCACCGGGCGTTTTTATGCGGTCGGAGTCACCACCGGCATTCCGGGTTACTTCCTTTCCAGCGCGGTGGTCGATGAACATGAGCAGTTTCTCGGCGCCATGGTCGTGAAGCTCGAATTCCCCGAACTTGAACGTGAGTGGGCCCAGGGCAATGACCTGCTGCTGGTCAGCGACGCGCGCGGCATCGTGTTTATCGCCAACCAGCCGGGCTGGCGTTACCGCAACCTGCGGCCGCTGTCGGCCAGTGACCTTGCCGAACTCAAGGCCACGCGCCAATACGATAAAAAGCAATTGCAGCCGCTGCAAACTCAGACGGTGCAGCGCTTCGATGAAAACAGCCATTTGATGCGCGTCAGCGGCCCTGAAGGCAATGCCAACTACATCTGGGAATCCATGCCACTGAAGGCCGAAGGCTGGACCCTGCACCTGCTGCGCAAACCGCAGTTCGCCTTTGAGGATCAGCGCAACGCCGGCCTCGCCGCTGCAGGTTCGTGGCTGGCGCTGGTGTTTCTGGTGCTGTTCCTGACCCAGCGCTGGCGCCTGGCCCGCCTGCGCCAGCGCAGCCGCGAAGAGTTGGAACAGCTTGTGGAGGAGCGCACCCAGGCGCTGCGCACGGCCCAGGATGGCTTGGTGCAATCGGCCAAACTGGCGGCACTGGGCCAGATGTCCGCCGCACTCGCCCATGAAATCAACCAGCCGCTGACCGCCCAACGCATGCAGTTGGCGACCCTGCGCCTGCTGCTGGACCACGGCCGCGTGGACGATGCCTATCAGGCGCTCACACCGCTGGACGACATGCTCACGCGCATGGCCGCACTCACCGGCCACCTCAAGACCTTCGCGCGCAAAAGCCCCAGCGGCTTGCGCGAAAAGCTCGACCTGGCCACCGTCGTCGACCAATCCCTGCACTTGCTCGACGCGCGCCTGCGCGACGAAGCCATCGGCGTGGTGCTGGACCTGACCCGCCCCGCGTGGGTGCGCGGTGATGCCATCCGCCTGGAACAGGTGTTGATCAACCTGCTGCGCAACGCCTTGGATGCGATGGCCGACACGCCACGCAAACGCCTGGAGATCCGCCTGCACGCCGACCAACAGTTGTGGCGACTGACCGTCAGCGACAGCGGCGGCGGCATTGCAGAAGAACACTTGAACAGCGTGTTCGACCCGTTCTTTACCACCAAACCCGTAGGAGACGGCCTCGGCCTCGGGCTGGCGGTGTCCTACGCTATCGTGCATGAACTGGGCGGGCGCCTGCTCGCCGGCAACCGTGGCGACGGCGCGGTTTTCACCTTGACCTTACCGATTGCGCTGGAGACGCCCGACCTATGTTGA
- a CDS encoding sigma-54 dependent transcriptional regulator: MLNAVIVVDDEASIRTAVEQWLSLSGFDVQLFSRAEECLAHLPRDFAGVILSDVRMPGLSGLELLAEVQRRDADLPVILLTGHGDVPMAVEAMRDGAYDFLEKPFSPDALLNSLRRALDKRGLILENRRLHQQADHRAQLESSLLGVSRGLQNLRRQVLDLANLPVNVLIRGETGSGKELVARCLHDFGPRAKKPFVALNCAAIPEQLFEAELFGHESGAFTGAQGKRIGKLEYAHGGTLFLDEIESMPLAQQVKLLRVLQEQKLERLGSNQSIHVDLRIIAATKPDLLEEARAGRFREDLAYRLNVAQLRLPPLRERREDIPLLFDHFAHSAAERLGRSAEPLSGAQLGRLLSHDWPGNVRELANVAERQVLGLGEPEPEGIEAGQSLAAQQEAFEAHCLKAALVRHKGDIKAVLAELQLPRRTFNEKMQRHGLVREMFL; this comes from the coding sequence ATGTTGAACGCCGTGATTGTGGTCGATGACGAAGCCAGCATTCGCACGGCCGTCGAACAATGGTTGAGCCTGTCAGGGTTTGATGTGCAGTTGTTCAGCCGCGCCGAGGAATGCCTGGCGCACCTGCCCAGGGACTTTGCCGGGGTGATCCTGAGCGATGTGCGCATGCCCGGGCTCAGCGGCCTTGAACTGCTGGCCGAAGTGCAACGCCGGGATGCCGATTTGCCGGTGATTCTGCTCACCGGCCACGGCGATGTGCCGATGGCGGTGGAAGCGATGCGCGACGGTGCCTATGACTTTCTGGAAAAACCCTTCAGCCCCGACGCCTTGCTCAACAGCCTTCGCCGCGCCCTGGACAAACGCGGACTGATCCTGGAGAACCGACGTCTGCATCAACAGGCCGATCACCGCGCGCAGCTCGAATCGAGCCTGCTGGGCGTGTCCCGAGGCTTGCAGAACCTGCGACGCCAGGTGCTCGACCTGGCGAACCTGCCGGTCAATGTGTTGATCCGTGGCGAGACCGGCAGCGGTAAAGAGCTGGTCGCGCGCTGCTTGCACGATTTTGGCCCGCGTGCAAAAAAGCCGTTTGTAGCGCTCAACTGCGCCGCCATCCCCGAGCAGCTGTTTGAGGCCGAATTGTTCGGTCACGAAAGTGGCGCGTTCACCGGCGCCCAAGGCAAGCGTATCGGCAAGCTGGAATATGCCCATGGCGGCACGCTGTTCCTGGATGAAATCGAAAGCATGCCGCTGGCCCAACAGGTTAAGTTGCTGCGCGTATTGCAGGAACAAAAGCTTGAGCGACTGGGCTCCAACCAAAGCATTCACGTGGACTTGCGCATCATTGCCGCCACCAAGCCGGACCTGCTGGAAGAGGCACGCGCAGGGCGTTTTCGCGAAGATTTAGCCTACCGACTGAATGTCGCACAGCTGCGCCTGCCACCTCTGCGCGAGCGCCGTGAAGACATTCCGCTACTGTTCGACCACTTTGCCCACAGCGCCGCCGAGCGCCTGGGCCGCAGCGCCGAACCCTTGAGCGGCGCGCAACTGGGGCGGCTGCTCAGCCATGATTGGCCGGGTAATGTGCGTGAACTGGCCAACGTCGCCGAGCGCCAAGTGCTGGGCCTGGGTGAACCGGAGCCGGAAGGTATCGAGGCCGGGCAATCCCTGGCGGCGCAACAGGAAGCCTTCGAAGCGCATTGCCTGAAAGCAGCGCTGGTGCGGCACAAGGGCGATATCAAGGCAGTACTGGCGGAGCTGCAGCTGCCGCGTCGCACCTTCAATGAAAAGATGCAGCGGCATGGGTTGGTGCGGGAGATGTTTCTGTAG
- a CDS encoding fumarate hydratase gives MTVIKQDDLIQSVADALQFISYYHPVDFIQAMHEAYLREESPAARDSIAQILINSRMCATGHRPICQDTGIVTVFVRVGMDVRWDGATMGLDDMINEGVRRAYNLPENVLRASILADPAGARKNTKDNTPAVIHYSIVPGNTVEVDVAAKGGGSENKSKMAMLNPSDSIVDWVLKTVPTMGAGWCPPGMLGIGIGGTAEKAAVMAKEVLMESIDIHELKKRGPQNRIEEMRLELFEKVNQLGIGAQGLGGLTTVLDVKIMDYPTHAASLPVCMIPNCAATRHAHFVLDGSGPASLEAPSLDAYPKIVWEAGPSARRVNLDTLTPEEVQSWKPGETVLLNGKMLTGRDAAHKRMVEMLNKGETLPVDLKGRFIYYVGPVDPVREEVVGPAGPTTATRMDKFTRQILEQTGLLGMIGKSERGPTAIEAIKDHKAVYLMAVGGAAYLVAQAIKKSRVVAFAELGMEAIYEFDVKDMPVTVAVDSKGESVHITGPAIWQKKISESLAVEVQ, from the coding sequence ATGACCGTGATCAAGCAAGACGACCTGATTCAGAGCGTTGCCGACGCCCTGCAATTCATTTCCTACTACCACCCCGTTGACTTCATCCAGGCGATGCACGAAGCCTACCTGCGCGAAGAATCGCCGGCAGCCCGTGACTCCATCGCGCAGATCCTGATCAACTCGCGCATGTGCGCCACCGGCCATCGCCCGATCTGCCAGGACACCGGTATTGTTACCGTGTTCGTGCGCGTGGGCATGGACGTACGTTGGGATGGCGCCACCATGGGCCTGGACGACATGATCAACGAGGGCGTGCGTCGCGCCTACAACCTGCCGGAAAACGTCCTGCGTGCCTCGATCCTCGCCGACCCGGCAGGTGCGCGTAAAAACACCAAGGACAACACCCCGGCCGTGATCCACTACTCCATCGTCCCGGGTAACACCGTGGAAGTGGACGTGGCCGCCAAAGGCGGTGGCTCCGAGAACAAGTCGAAAATGGCCATGCTCAACCCGTCCGACTCGATTGTCGACTGGGTGCTCAAGACCGTTCCGACCATGGGCGCCGGCTGGTGCCCACCGGGCATGCTGGGCATCGGCATCGGCGGCACCGCCGAGAAAGCTGCGGTCATGGCCAAGGAAGTGTTGATGGAGTCCATCGACATCCACGAGCTGAAAAAGCGCGGCCCGCAGAACCGTATCGAAGAGATGCGCCTGGAGCTGTTCGAGAAGGTCAACCAACTGGGCATCGGCGCCCAGGGCCTGGGTGGCCTGACCACCGTGCTCGACGTGAAAATCATGGACTACCCGACCCACGCCGCCTCGCTGCCGGTGTGCATGATCCCCAACTGCGCCGCCACCCGTCACGCGCACTTCGTGCTCGACGGTTCGGGCCCGGCGTCGCTGGAAGCGCCATCGCTGGACGCCTACCCGAAAATCGTCTGGGAAGCCGGCCCATCGGCCCGCCGTGTCAACCTCGACACGCTGACCCCGGAAGAAGTGCAAAGCTGGAAACCGGGCGAAACCGTATTGCTCAACGGCAAGATGCTCACTGGTCGCGACGCGGCGCACAAGCGCATGGTCGAGATGCTGAACAAGGGCGAAACCCTGCCGGTAGACCTCAAGGGCCGCTTCATCTACTACGTCGGCCCGGTTGATCCGGTGCGCGAAGAAGTGGTTGGCCCGGCTGGCCCGACCACCGCCACGCGGATGGACAAGTTCACCCGTCAGATCCTCGAGCAGACCGGCCTGCTGGGCATGATCGGCAAATCCGAGCGCGGTCCAACCGCCATCGAAGCGATCAAGGACCACAAAGCCGTGTACTTGATGGCTGTGGGCGGTGCGGCGTACCTGGTGGCGCAAGCCATCAAGAAGTCGCGCGTAGTCGCGTTCGCCGAACTGGGGATGGAAGCGATCTACGAGTTCGACGTGAAGGACATGCCGGTCACCGTTGCGGTGGACAGCAAGGGTGAATCCGTCCACATCACCGGTCCTGCCATCTGGCAGAAAAAGATCAGTGAAAGCCTGGCGGTAGAAGTGCAGTAA